The proteins below come from a single Streptomyces tubercidicus genomic window:
- a CDS encoding ABC transporter permease: protein MFSYLIRRLISAVILLLIVSAVTFGIFFLLPKLAGQSTDQLAQQYIGKAPTPADIAAVKKNLGLDKPVYEQYWDFLKGIFVGVDYRFGPEAAKCHVPCFGYSFKTHIEVWPEIQSRLPVTLSLAAGAAVLWVVSGVATGVLSALRPGSLFDRMAMGVALAGVSLPMFFTGALALALFTYQWPVFERSDYIALTEDPFGWARTLVLPWVTLAFLYSALYARLTRAGMLETLSEDYIRTARAKGLRERKVVVRHGLRAALTPIITVFGMDLGLLLGGALITEQVFSLKGVGAFAVEAINANDLPNILGVTLLAAFFIVMCNLVVDVLYAAVDPRVRLS, encoded by the coding sequence GTGTTCTCGTACCTCATCCGCAGGTTGATCAGCGCGGTGATTCTGCTGCTGATCGTCAGCGCGGTCACCTTCGGCATTTTCTTTCTGCTGCCGAAGCTGGCCGGGCAGAGCACCGACCAGCTTGCCCAGCAGTACATCGGAAAGGCCCCCACACCCGCGGATATCGCCGCGGTGAAAAAGAATCTCGGCCTGGACAAGCCCGTGTACGAGCAGTACTGGGATTTCCTGAAGGGCATTTTCGTCGGCGTCGACTACAGATTCGGACCGGAAGCGGCCAAGTGCCATGTGCCGTGCTTCGGTTACTCCTTCAAAACGCATATCGAGGTCTGGCCGGAGATCCAGTCCCGGCTTCCGGTGACCCTCTCGCTGGCCGCCGGTGCGGCCGTGCTGTGGGTCGTCTCCGGTGTCGCCACCGGTGTGCTCTCCGCGCTGCGCCCCGGCTCGCTCTTCGACCGGATGGCGATGGGGGTCGCGCTGGCCGGAGTCTCCCTCCCGATGTTCTTCACCGGCGCCCTGGCGCTGGCCCTGTTCACCTACCAGTGGCCGGTCTTCGAGCGCAGTGACTACATCGCTCTGACCGAGGATCCCTTCGGCTGGGCCCGGACCCTGGTCCTGCCCTGGGTCACCCTGGCCTTCCTCTACTCCGCGCTCTACGCCCGGCTCACCCGGGCCGGCATGCTGGAAACGCTGAGCGAGGACTACATCCGGACGGCCCGCGCCAAGGGCCTGCGGGAGCGCAAGGTGGTCGTACGGCACGGTCTGCGGGCCGCGCTCACCCCGATCATCACGGTCTTCGGCATGGACCTGGGCCTGCTGCTCGGCGGTGCGCTGATCACCGAACAGGTCTTCTCGCTCAAGGGAGTCGGCGCCTTCGCCGTCGAGGCGATCAACGCCAACGACCTGCCGAACATCCTCGGCGTGACCTTGCTCGCCGCGTTCTTCATCGTCATGTGCAATCTGGTGGTGGACGTTCTGTACGCCGCCGTCGACCCGCGGGTGAGGCTCTCGTGA
- a CDS encoding ABC transporter substrate-binding protein yields MRRSVPVAAVAAITSAGLLLAGCSGGKGSSEGSGEANAATKGVVNASDAKGGTVTYALSDAPESFDPGNTYYAFIYNFSRLYARPLTTFKPGPGAKGNELVPDLAESMGKPSDGGKTWTYKIRKGVKYDDGTEVTSQDVKYAVERSNFARDVLSLGPNYFQQFLKDNDGGYKGPYKDKSKAGLKSIETPDAQTVVFHLKKPFAEFDYLVSAPQTAPVPQAKDKGADYTKSVLSTGSYKFESYAEGKKLTLVRNPQWSAKTDPLRKQLPDKIVLNLKVAQSTIDKDLKSGNTLVDLAGRGVDGQTQAQLLTDPKEKANTDNTLGQRLVYTALNTKVKPFDNIECRKAVQYAIDKKAVQTSLGGPIRGELASTVLPTDIEGYQKYDLYPQKYDGDKLDLTEAKKHWDKCGAGKTTTTILARNDRQDEVDAATTVIDSLKKIGVTAKIQSYPTSKYFSDYAGVPKFNKKNNVGLIMMQWGSDFPTGYGYLQQILNGKAISQSGNTNLSELDDPEINKLLDSAIANTDKAAREKAYAEIDKKTMEQAAIVPLTYFKVLMYRSPKATNLVSTSAFSGQYDYLNIGVKK; encoded by the coding sequence ATGCGAAGGTCAGTTCCGGTCGCGGCTGTCGCGGCCATCACCAGTGCGGGCCTTTTGCTGGCCGGCTGCAGCGGGGGCAAGGGCTCCTCGGAAGGCTCGGGCGAGGCGAACGCCGCCACCAAGGGCGTCGTCAACGCCTCGGACGCGAAGGGCGGCACGGTCACCTACGCGCTCAGCGACGCCCCCGAGTCGTTCGACCCGGGCAACACCTACTACGCCTTCATCTACAACTTCAGCCGGCTCTACGCGCGCCCGCTCACCACCTTCAAGCCGGGCCCCGGCGCCAAGGGCAATGAGCTGGTCCCGGACCTCGCCGAGTCGATGGGCAAGCCCAGCGACGGCGGCAAGACCTGGACGTACAAGATCCGCAAGGGCGTCAAGTACGACGACGGCACCGAGGTCACCTCGCAGGACGTCAAGTACGCCGTCGAGCGCAGCAACTTCGCGCGCGACGTCCTCTCGCTGGGTCCGAACTACTTCCAGCAGTTCCTCAAGGACAACGACGGCGGCTACAAGGGTCCCTACAAGGACAAGAGCAAGGCCGGGCTGAAGTCCATCGAGACCCCGGACGCGCAGACGGTGGTCTTCCACCTGAAGAAGCCGTTCGCCGAGTTCGACTACCTGGTGAGCGCCCCGCAGACCGCTCCGGTCCCACAGGCCAAGGACAAGGGCGCCGACTACACCAAGTCCGTGCTCTCGACCGGCTCGTACAAGTTCGAGAGCTATGCGGAGGGCAAGAAGCTCACCCTGGTCCGCAACCCGCAGTGGTCCGCGAAGACCGACCCGCTGCGCAAGCAGCTGCCCGACAAGATCGTCCTGAATCTGAAGGTCGCCCAGTCGACCATCGACAAGGACCTCAAGTCCGGCAACACCCTGGTGGACCTGGCCGGCCGCGGTGTCGACGGGCAGACGCAGGCCCAGCTGCTGACCGACCCCAAGGAGAAGGCCAACACCGACAACACGCTCGGCCAGCGGCTGGTCTACACGGCGCTCAACACCAAGGTGAAGCCGTTCGACAACATCGAGTGCCGCAAGGCCGTCCAGTACGCGATCGACAAGAAGGCCGTCCAGACCTCGCTCGGCGGCCCGATACGCGGTGAGCTGGCCTCCACGGTCCTGCCGACGGACATCGAGGGCTACCAGAAGTACGACCTGTACCCGCAGAAGTACGACGGCGACAAGCTGGATCTGACCGAGGCCAAGAAGCACTGGGACAAGTGCGGCGCCGGCAAGACCACGACCACGATCCTGGCCCGCAACGACCGCCAGGACGAGGTCGACGCGGCCACCACGGTCATCGACTCGCTCAAGAAGATCGGCGTCACCGCCAAGATCCAGTCCTACCCCACCAGCAAGTACTTCTCGGACTACGCCGGTGTGCCGAAGTTCAACAAGAAGAACAACGTCGGCCTGATCATGATGCAGTGGGGCTCGGACTTCCCGACCGGCTACGGCTACCTCCAGCAGATCCTCAACGGCAAGGCGATCAGCCAGTCCGGTAACACCAACCTGTCGGAGCTGGACGACCCGGAGATCAACAAGCTGCTCGACAGCGCCATCGCCAACACCGACAAGGCGGCCCGCGAGAAGGCGTACGCCGAGATCGACAAGAAGACGATGGAGCAGGCGGCGATCGTTCCGCTCACCTATTTCAAGGTCCTGATGTACCGCTCGCCCAAGGCCACCAACCTGGTGTCCACCTCGGCCTTCAGCGGTCAGTACGACTACCTCAACATCGGCGTCAAGAAGTAG
- a CDS encoding ABC transporter permease — MTAPIETTGAAAEAQPEAVLKGVEAHRIEGRSLGRIAWLRFRRDKVAVAGAIVVILLIAIAALSRPIQSLLGLDPNNPNQSLIDPNTTLPKGDFGGMSGDHPLGVDPKFGRDLLARILEGSWVSLIVAFGATLLSVAIGTVLGVVAGFYRGRVDAVISRMMDVFLAFPLLLFAIAISASLQGGAFGLEGLPLHISVLIFVIGFFNWPYMGRIVRAQTLSLREREFVDAARGMGARGPFILFRELLPNLVGPIIVYSTLLIPSNILFEAALSFLGVGIQPPQASWGGMLNQAVKYYEVDPQYMIVPGLAIFVTVLAFNLLGDGLRDALDPRSR; from the coding sequence GTGACCGCACCGATCGAGACCACCGGAGCTGCTGCTGAGGCGCAGCCGGAAGCGGTGCTGAAAGGCGTGGAAGCACACCGGATCGAGGGGCGCTCCCTCGGTCGGATCGCCTGGCTGCGTTTCCGGCGGGACAAGGTCGCGGTGGCCGGTGCCATCGTTGTCATCCTGCTGATCGCGATCGCCGCGCTCTCCCGTCCGATCCAGTCGCTGCTGGGGCTGGACCCCAACAACCCGAACCAGTCGCTGATCGACCCCAACACCACGCTCCCCAAGGGCGACTTCGGCGGAATGAGCGGGGACCATCCGCTGGGGGTGGACCCGAAGTTCGGCCGCGATCTGCTCGCCCGGATCCTGGAGGGCTCCTGGGTGTCGCTGATCGTGGCGTTCGGCGCGACCCTGCTGTCGGTCGCCATCGGCACCGTCCTCGGTGTGGTCGCCGGCTTCTACCGCGGGCGGGTGGACGCCGTCATCAGCCGGATGATGGATGTCTTCCTGGCCTTCCCGCTGCTGCTGTTCGCCATCGCGATCTCCGCCTCGCTGCAGGGCGGCGCCTTCGGTCTGGAGGGCCTGCCGCTGCACATCTCGGTGCTGATCTTCGTGATCGGCTTCTTCAACTGGCCCTACATGGGGCGGATCGTGCGCGCGCAGACGCTGTCGCTGCGCGAGCGGGAATTCGTCGACGCCGCCCGCGGCATGGGGGCCCGCGGCCCGTTCATCCTCTTCCGGGAGCTGCTGCCCAACCTGGTGGGCCCGATCATCGTCTACTCCACCCTGCTGATCCCTTCCAACATCCTCTTCGAGGCGGCGCTGAGCTTCCTGGGCGTCGGCATCCAGCCGCCCCAGGCGTCCTGGGGCGGCATGCTCAACCAGGCGGTCAAGTACTACGAGGTCGACCCCCAGTACATGATCGTCCCCGGCCTCGCGATCTTCGTCACCGTGCTGGCGTTCAACCTGCTCGGTGACGGTCTGAGGGACGCCCTGGACCCGCGCAGCCGCTGA
- a CDS encoding enhanced serine sensitivity protein SseB C-terminal domain-containing protein — translation MSAGAHQGPAAAGQLEQLLQQVSPGRYDAYEALLHALAASQVWMLLWQGRAGMPDAQYGNMEVDGLGYAPCVTSAPELAASGWNRDHEVVTGTEIAASLFPDRWGLWLNPHAPGGGVGIPWLDLRRIAGGLDRLPAGPLRISEPVIDIPQFYALLAQNAHRTPAVRSLRRAWVQPALGAPYLAIGLDLYDTGQPAVDSVRLMIQQSIGAVPDGLPVSTVAMNDEYDPVGMWMRASTRPFFDRDGYVQPQAPAPSYGYGYPRPY, via the coding sequence GTGAGCGCGGGTGCGCATCAGGGGCCGGCGGCGGCCGGACAGCTGGAGCAGCTGCTGCAGCAGGTCTCGCCCGGCCGTTACGACGCCTATGAGGCGCTGCTGCACGCGCTCGCCGCGAGCCAGGTCTGGATGCTGCTCTGGCAGGGCCGGGCCGGTATGCCCGACGCGCAGTACGGAAACATGGAGGTCGACGGCCTCGGCTATGCGCCCTGTGTGACCTCGGCGCCCGAACTCGCCGCCTCCGGCTGGAACCGCGACCACGAGGTGGTCACGGGCACGGAGATCGCCGCCTCGCTCTTCCCCGACCGCTGGGGCCTGTGGCTCAATCCGCATGCTCCCGGCGGCGGTGTCGGTATCCCCTGGCTGGATCTGCGCCGTATCGCCGGCGGTCTCGACCGGCTGCCCGCCGGGCCGCTGCGGATCTCCGAGCCGGTCATCGACATCCCGCAGTTCTACGCGCTGCTCGCCCAGAACGCCCATCGGACGCCCGCCGTGCGGTCGCTGCGCCGGGCCTGGGTGCAGCCCGCGCTGGGCGCCCCGTATCTGGCGATCGGGCTGGATCTCTATGACACCGGCCAACCGGCGGTGGATTCGGTGCGGTTGATGATCCAGCAGTCGATCGGCGCGGTGCCGGACGGTCTGCCGGTCTCCACGGTCGCGATGAACGACGAATACGACCCGGTCGGCATGTGGATGCGGGCCTCCACGCGCCCCTTCTTCGACCGTGACGGCTATGTCCAGCCGCAGGCCCCCGCGCCCTCCTACGGCTACGGATATCCGCGTCCCTACTGA
- a CDS encoding enhanced serine sensitivity protein SseB, translating to MTFPEQGIPQLAWPANELEEVLSASVGHPGAGGRIVEVLGRSRLWVPLPEGGGPESAGPGARGLDLPTVELDGAPYVPVYSSEQEYLRVVGSHLSFTVAPAREFARGLPPQIGIAVNPDGTVGVPLPPPAVAELCRERHQGQPEFEGLPSGGRVRLFEPDWQDEPVDFLASAGLEFSGAGIVLTARRALASVEGDTPALFVGVQVAADATALHDGTARETVLSALGRALGAVPLPWPVQLVMLDLAQGDPVADWMLGRVRPFYARDHS from the coding sequence ATGACATTTCCGGAGCAGGGGATACCGCAGCTGGCATGGCCGGCGAACGAGCTCGAAGAGGTGCTGTCCGCGTCCGTCGGACACCCGGGCGCCGGCGGCCGGATCGTCGAGGTCCTCGGCCGCAGCCGGCTGTGGGTGCCGCTGCCTGAAGGCGGCGGCCCGGAGAGCGCGGGCCCGGGGGCCCGCGGCCTCGACCTGCCCACCGTCGAGCTGGACGGCGCGCCCTATGTCCCGGTCTACAGCTCCGAGCAGGAGTACCTGCGGGTGGTCGGCTCGCATCTGTCCTTCACTGTCGCCCCGGCCCGGGAGTTCGCCCGCGGGCTGCCGCCGCAGATCGGCATCGCGGTCAACCCCGACGGCACGGTCGGTGTCCCGCTGCCGCCGCCCGCGGTGGCCGAACTGTGCCGGGAACGGCATCAGGGACAGCCGGAGTTCGAGGGGCTGCCGAGCGGCGGCCGGGTACGGCTCTTCGAACCGGACTGGCAGGACGAGCCGGTGGACTTCCTGGCTTCGGCCGGGCTGGAGTTCTCCGGCGCCGGAATTGTCCTGACTGCCCGGCGTGCCCTGGCAAGCGTCGAGGGCGACACGCCCGCGCTGTTCGTCGGTGTTCAGGTCGCGGCGGATGCCACCGCACTGCACGACGGCACCGCCCGCGAGACGGTACTGTCAGCCCTCGGACGTGCGCTCGGCGCGGTACCGCTGCCCTGGCCCGTACAACTCGTCATGCTCGACCTCGCCCAGGGCGACCCGGTCGCCGACTGGATGCTGGGGCGGGTGCGGCCCTTCTACGCCCGTGACCACTCCTAG
- a CDS encoding AAA family ATPase produces MPPGAAPTAPPATTSRTGRRPRSVIRPGRRAEVVDLRGERRPPGPTELRFPAGDLVVVSGLPGSGKSTLMHRLVPSLDGRGGAVHRIDSQDVRERWERGRLRRLPYGLYRPLVRAAHYLALGRALRSGDSVVVHDCGTLAWVRRWIARSALRGGRGAHLVLLDVAPEVALSGQESRGRGVSGYAFARHRGAVGRLVGDAESARLPEGFCSAVLLDRRAAGALETVTFH; encoded by the coding sequence GTGCCCCCGGGCGCCGCGCCGACGGCGCCGCCCGCCACCACGTCCCGGACCGGGCGCAGACCGCGGTCCGTCATCCGGCCCGGACGCCGCGCCGAGGTCGTCGACCTGCGGGGCGAGCGCCGCCCGCCGGGCCCCACCGAGCTGCGGTTTCCGGCCGGTGACCTGGTGGTGGTCTCCGGGCTGCCGGGCAGCGGCAAGAGCACCCTGATGCACCGCCTCGTGCCCTCGCTGGACGGGCGCGGCGGCGCGGTGCACCGCATCGATTCGCAGGACGTGCGGGAGCGCTGGGAGCGCGGCAGGCTGCGCCGGCTGCCGTACGGGCTCTACCGCCCGCTGGTCCGCGCCGCCCACTACCTGGCGCTGGGCCGGGCGCTGCGCTCCGGCGACAGTGTGGTGGTGCACGACTGCGGGACGCTGGCGTGGGTGCGCCGCTGGATCGCGCGCTCGGCGCTGCGCGGCGGCCGCGGCGCGCATCTGGTGCTGCTCGATGTGGCGCCCGAGGTGGCGCTCTCCGGCCAGGAGTCACGGGGACGCGGAGTGTCGGGGTACGCCTTCGCACGGCACCGCGGGGCGGTGGGCCGGCTGGTCGGCGACGCGGAGTCGGCCCGGCTGCCGGAGGGCTTCTGCTCGGCCGTGCTGCTCGACCGGCGGGCGGCGGGCGCGCTGGAGACCGTCACCTTCCACTGA
- the gcvT gene encoding glycine cleavage system aminomethyltransferase GcvT: MTDAPRRTALDATHRALGATMTDFAGWDMPLRYSSEREEHVAVRTRAGLFDLSHMGEITVTGPQAADLLDYALVGNIGGVKTGRARYTMICEAGGGILDDLIVYRLAEQEYMVVANASNAQVVLDALSARAGGFDAAIRDDRDGYALLAVQGPESPGILKKLTDADLDGLKYYAGLPGTVAGVQALIARTGYTGEDGFELFVRPSDAVALWEALTEAGRDSGLVPCGLSCRDTLRLEAGMPLYGHELTTATTPFDAGLGRVVKFEKTSNGGDFVGREALAAAAERAETTPPRKLVGLIAQGRRVPRAGYPVVTADGTVIGEVTSGAPSPTLGKPVAIAYVDAAHATPGTEGVCVDIRGSHEPYEVTALPFYKRQK, encoded by the coding sequence ATGACAGATGCCCCCCGCCGCACGGCGCTGGATGCCACGCATCGCGCGCTCGGCGCGACCATGACCGACTTCGCCGGCTGGGACATGCCGCTGCGCTACAGCAGCGAGCGTGAGGAACATGTCGCCGTCCGTACCCGCGCCGGCCTCTTCGACCTCTCCCACATGGGCGAGATCACCGTCACCGGGCCGCAGGCCGCCGACCTCCTCGACTACGCGCTGGTCGGGAACATCGGCGGCGTCAAGACGGGCCGGGCCCGCTACACCATGATCTGCGAGGCCGGCGGCGGCATCCTCGACGACCTGATCGTCTACCGCCTCGCCGAACAGGAGTACATGGTCGTCGCCAACGCCTCCAACGCCCAGGTGGTGCTGGACGCGCTGAGCGCGCGAGCGGGCGGTTTCGACGCCGCGATCCGTGACGACCGGGACGGCTACGCGCTGCTCGCGGTGCAGGGCCCGGAGTCCCCCGGCATCCTCAAGAAGCTGACGGACGCCGATCTGGACGGGCTGAAGTACTACGCCGGGCTGCCCGGCACGGTCGCCGGGGTGCAGGCGCTGATCGCCCGTACGGGATACACCGGTGAGGACGGCTTCGAGCTGTTCGTCCGGCCGTCGGACGCGGTCGCCCTCTGGGAGGCGCTGACCGAGGCGGGCCGGGACAGCGGTCTGGTGCCCTGCGGGCTGTCCTGCCGGGACACCCTGCGCCTGGAGGCGGGCATGCCGCTGTACGGGCACGAGCTGACCACCGCGACCACACCGTTCGACGCGGGCCTGGGCCGGGTCGTGAAGTTCGAGAAGACCTCCAACGGCGGGGACTTCGTGGGCCGGGAGGCGCTGGCCGCGGCCGCCGAGCGCGCCGAGACCACCCCGCCGCGCAAGCTGGTCGGCCTGATCGCCCAGGGCCGCCGGGTGCCGCGGGCCGGATACCCGGTCGTCACGGCCGACGGCACGGTCATCGGCGAGGTCACCTCCGGTGCCCCGTCCCCCACGCTCGGCAAGCCGGTCGCCATCGCCTACGTCGACGCGGCGCACGCCACGCCGGGCACCGAGGGTGTCTGTGTGGACATCCGTGGAAGTCATGAGCCGTACGAGGTCACCGCGCTGCCGTTCTACAAGCGGCAGAAGTAG
- the gcvH gene encoding glycine cleavage system protein GcvH: MSNPQQLRYSKEHEWLSGAEDGVSTVGITEHAANALGDVVYVQLPEVGSTVAAGETCGELESTKSVSDLYSPVDGEIAEINEDVVNDPSLVNTAPFEGGWLFKVKISGEPGELLSADEYAAFIQS, encoded by the coding sequence ATGAGCAACCCCCAGCAGCTGCGCTACAGCAAGGAGCACGAGTGGCTGTCGGGCGCCGAGGACGGCGTCTCGACGGTCGGCATCACCGAGCACGCGGCCAACGCGCTCGGCGATGTCGTCTACGTCCAGCTCCCGGAGGTGGGCTCCACGGTCGCGGCGGGCGAGACCTGCGGTGAGCTGGAGTCGACCAAGTCGGTCAGCGATCTCTACTCGCCGGTCGACGGTGAGATCGCCGAGATCAACGAGGATGTCGTCAACGACCCCTCGCTGGTGAACACCGCCCCGTTCGAGGGTGGTTGGCTGTTCAAGGTGAAGATCAGCGGCGAGCCGGGCGAACTGCTCTCGGCCGACGAGTACGCCGCCTTCATCCAGAGCTGA
- the glyA gene encoding serine hydroxymethyltransferase gives MSLLNSSLHELDPDVAAAVDAELHRQQSTLEMIASENFAPLAVMEAQGSVLTNKYAEGYPGRRYYGGCEHVDVVEQIAIDRIKALFGAEAANVQPHSGAQANAAAMFALIKPGDTILGLNLAHGGHLTHGMKINFSGKLYNVVPYHVDEKTNLVDMEEVERLAKEHRPKLIVAGWSAYPRQLDFAAFRRIADEVGAYLMVDMAHFAGLVAAGLHPSPVPHAHVVTTTTHKTLGGPRGGVILSTQELAKKINSAVFPGQQGGPLEHVIAAKAVSFKVAASDDFKERQQRTLEGARILAERLVQDDVRQHGVSVLSGGTDVHLVLVDLRDSELDGQQAEDRLDEVGITVNRNAIPNDPRPPMVTSGLRIGTPALATRGFQAEDFREVADIIAEALKPSYDADALKARVAALAGKFPLYPSL, from the coding sequence ATGTCGCTTCTCAACAGCTCCCTCCATGAGCTCGACCCCGACGTCGCCGCCGCCGTCGACGCCGAACTCCACCGCCAGCAGTCCACCCTCGAAATGATCGCGTCGGAGAACTTCGCCCCGCTCGCCGTCATGGAGGCGCAGGGCTCCGTCCTCACCAACAAGTACGCCGAGGGCTACCCCGGCCGCCGCTACTACGGCGGCTGTGAGCACGTCGATGTCGTCGAGCAGATCGCCATCGACCGCATCAAGGCGCTCTTCGGTGCCGAGGCCGCCAACGTGCAGCCGCACTCCGGCGCCCAGGCCAACGCCGCGGCCATGTTCGCGCTGATCAAGCCGGGCGACACCATCCTGGGTCTCAACCTCGCGCACGGCGGGCACCTGACCCACGGCATGAAGATCAACTTCAGTGGCAAGCTCTACAACGTGGTGCCCTACCACGTCGACGAGAAGACCAACCTCGTCGACATGGAGGAGGTCGAGCGCCTCGCCAAGGAGCACCGTCCCAAGCTGATCGTGGCGGGCTGGTCGGCCTACCCGCGCCAGCTGGACTTCGCCGCCTTCCGCCGGATCGCGGACGAGGTCGGCGCGTACCTGATGGTCGACATGGCGCACTTCGCCGGTCTGGTGGCGGCGGGCCTGCACCCCTCCCCCGTACCGCACGCCCATGTGGTCACCACCACTACGCACAAGACCCTCGGCGGCCCCCGCGGCGGTGTGATCCTCTCCACCCAGGAGCTCGCCAAGAAGATCAACTCCGCGGTCTTCCCCGGCCAGCAGGGCGGTCCGCTGGAGCACGTCATCGCCGCCAAGGCCGTCTCCTTCAAGGTCGCCGCCTCCGACGACTTCAAGGAGCGCCAGCAGCGCACCCTGGAGGGCGCCCGCATCCTGGCCGAGCGCCTGGTGCAGGACGACGTCCGACAGCACGGCGTCTCCGTGCTGTCCGGCGGCACCGATGTCCACCTCGTCCTGGTCGACCTGCGCGACTCCGAGCTGGACGGCCAGCAGGCCGAGGACCGCCTCGACGAGGTCGGCATCACCGTCAACCGCAACGCCATCCCGAACGACCCCCGCCCGCCGATGGTCACCTCCGGCCTGCGCATCGGCACCCCGGCCCTGGCCACCCGCGGCTTCCAGGCCGAGGACTTCCGCGAGGTCGCCGACATCATCGCCGAGGCCCTCAAGCCCAGCTACGACGCCGACGCCCTCAAGGCCCGGGTCGCCGCGCTCGCGGGCAAGTTCCCCCTCTACCCGTCGCTGTGA
- a CDS encoding APC family permease, whose amino-acid sequence MDMSAGERKGLSLFALIMIGIGSIFGSGWLFGAGSAAQVAGPAAIVAWVIGVVFIGMIAMSYAEVGSAYPIPGGMARYGHLSHGPVLGFLTGWAVWIATASLIPIESIAATQYMTSWSFDWAKGLVDPATHQLTVSGTAVALLLTLALWLTCFWSVQLLARANTVLTLVKFAIPVLAVLALIGSGFHTSNFTAHGGFAPYGWPAVLTAVTTCGVVFAFNGFQAVVNLGGAAKNPGRAIPLALAGALALGLVIYLALQVAYLGAVPPELLERSGGWQGVNLNSPFADLAGLLMLHWVVTMLQFGAFISPAGSNIANVASAAYMVTNLAETRFFPRKLAAVHPRYGTARPAMWLNLGFSVLLLLTVGRSWQALAGVVSAAMVISYLIGPVAVGVLRRTRPDLPRPFRLPAAGVLCPVTFAFAACALYWSKWPETGKITVLTLVSAPIAALVLWRRGEIAKGGEASGKGGRAAGLLRQFAPAWWMIAFLVWTATVSALGGREFGGRGLLPGELGTAVIAVTAPLFYFWAVRSGVRAHERGLTGSPSPDETTPAPTVTSDDGHRMVSV is encoded by the coding sequence ATGGACATGAGCGCCGGCGAGCGCAAGGGGCTCAGCCTCTTCGCCCTCATCATGATCGGCATAGGTTCGATCTTCGGCTCCGGATGGCTCTTCGGAGCCGGCTCTGCCGCCCAGGTGGCGGGCCCCGCGGCAATCGTCGCCTGGGTGATCGGCGTCGTCTTCATCGGCATGATCGCGATGTCGTACGCCGAGGTCGGCTCGGCCTATCCGATCCCCGGCGGGATGGCCCGCTACGGGCACCTCTCGCACGGCCCGGTCCTCGGCTTCCTCACCGGCTGGGCGGTGTGGATCGCGACCGCCTCGCTGATCCCGATCGAGTCGATCGCGGCCACCCAGTACATGACGTCCTGGAGCTTCGACTGGGCGAAGGGCCTGGTCGATCCGGCCACCCACCAGCTGACCGTCTCCGGCACGGCGGTGGCGCTGCTGCTGACCCTCGCGCTCTGGCTGACCTGCTTCTGGTCGGTGCAGCTGCTGGCCCGCGCCAACACCGTGCTCACCCTGGTCAAGTTCGCCATCCCGGTGCTGGCGGTGCTCGCGCTGATCGGGTCCGGCTTCCACACCTCGAACTTCACCGCGCACGGCGGCTTCGCCCCGTACGGCTGGCCGGCCGTGCTCACCGCCGTCACCACCTGCGGTGTGGTCTTCGCCTTCAACGGGTTCCAGGCCGTGGTCAACCTCGGCGGGGCCGCGAAGAACCCGGGCCGGGCCATCCCGCTCGCCCTGGCCGGCGCGCTCGCCCTGGGTCTGGTGATCTACCTGGCACTGCAGGTCGCCTACCTCGGCGCGGTGCCGCCGGAGCTGCTGGAGCGGTCCGGCGGCTGGCAGGGCGTGAACCTCAACTCGCCGTTCGCCGACCTCGCCGGGCTGCTGATGCTGCACTGGGTGGTCACCATGCTGCAGTTCGGCGCGTTCATCTCGCCGGCCGGGTCCAACATCGCCAATGTCGCCTCGGCCGCCTACATGGTCACCAACCTCGCCGAGACCCGGTTCTTCCCCCGGAAGCTGGCGGCCGTGCACCCCCGCTACGGCACCGCCCGCCCCGCGATGTGGCTCAACCTCGGCTTCTCCGTCCTGCTGCTGCTCACCGTCGGCCGCAGCTGGCAGGCGCTGGCCGGTGTGGTCTCGGCGGCCATGGTCATCTCGTATCTGATCGGCCCGGTCGCGGTGGGCGTGCTGCGGCGGACCCGCCCTGACCTGCCCCGGCCCTTCCGGCTGCCGGCCGCCGGGGTGCTGTGCCCGGTCACCTTCGCCTTCGCCGCCTGCGCGCTGTACTGGTCGAAGTGGCCGGAGACCGGCAAGATCACCGTGCTGACGCTGGTGTCCGCGCCGATCGCGGCGCTGGTGCTGTGGCGCCGGGGCGAGATCGCCAAGGGCGGCGAGGCGTCCGGCAAGGGCGGGCGGGCAGCGGGCCTGCTGCGGCAGTTCGCCCCCGCCTGGTGGATGATCGCCTTCCTGGTGTGGACGGCCACGGTGTCCGCGCTGGGCGGCCGGGAGTTCGGCGGCCGGGGTCTGCTCCCCGGCGAGCTGGGCACCGCTGTGATCGCGGTCACCGCCCCGCTCTTCTACTTCTGGGCCGTGCGCTCCGGAGTCAGGGCCCACGAACGGGGCCTGACCGGCTCCCCGTCCCCCGACGAAACCACCCCGGCACCCACTGTTACCTCCGACGACGGACACCGGATGGTTTCCGTCTGA